The following proteins come from a genomic window of Sorghum bicolor cultivar BTx623 chromosome 3, Sorghum_bicolor_NCBIv3, whole genome shotgun sequence:
- the LOC8085796 gene encoding protein TRIGALACTOSYLDIACYLGLYCEROL 4, chloroplastic — translation MSLRRMRWMSDEDGRWELDAETPVTMEGTVRPVPGDPLPLGLSRGYRVTRPKQLDFFHRFMASPLVPTFSATRDGLSVNHAHILYITDNWSSIILEKINVNKLMSVVKEKFANRQEEASWTKDLKKHLHDVMSLGVGTEILITPDTTLLLELFDIKKGNRGKAIFHHELPHHNITVQASWPGLFVDKRGAYWDVPLSLSADLSSVGSSSGLSYHLLLQQNSGEPKCFGGDETDDVPIALLPGLCAKAAISIKKSIDVWRKKEDKLKSVQPYDIFLSDSHVSLTGIVGAVASGYLGNCSRRVAIRDETQKSNAFRMFDERNKCAAFADLFASVTFTARYGNFQRLFLDLTKASARFDITSGSLFLCGASRLAQDFFFSRRPDVETFCDICPDVTVSLQQQIVGPFSFRVESSVAFDPRSQDHFVRVDDPIFAIDWALKVLGSAKATAWYSPKHQEAMVELRFYET, via the exons ATGTCGCTGCGGCGGATGCGATGGATGTCGGACGAGGACGGGCGGTGGGAGCTGGACGCGGAGACCCCGGTGACGATGGAGGGCACGGTGCGCCCCGTCCCGGGGGACCCCCTGCCGCTGGGGCTGTCACGGGGCTACCGCGTCACCCGCCCCAAGCAGCTCGACTTCTTCCACCGCTTCATGGCGTCCCCTCTCGTCCCCACCTTCTCCGCCACCCGCGACGGCCTCTCCGTCAACCACGCCCACATCCTCTACATCACGGACAACTG GTCTTCTATCATCTTGGAGAAAATCAATGTTAACAAGCTTATGTCTGTCGTGAAAGAAAAATTTGCAAATCGACAGGAAGAGGCCTCTTGGACCAAAGATTTGAAGAAACACTTGCATGATGTTATGTCTCTAGGTGTAGGCACGGAAATCTTGATCACACCAGACACCACTTTGCTGCTGGAGTTATTTGATATCAAGAAAGGCAATCGAGGAAAAGCGATATTTCACCACGAG CTTCCTCATCATAATATTACAGTCCAAGCATCTTGGCCTGGATTATTTGTTGATAAAAGGGGAGCATATTGGGATGTGCCATTGTCATTATCAGCTGACCTTTCTTCAGTTGGCTCCAGTTCTGGGTTGAGTTATCATCTATTATTGCAGCAGAATAGTGGGGAACCAAAATGTTTTGGTGGTGATGAAACAGATGATGTTCCTATTGCTCTGCTACCTGGCCTATGTGCTAAAGCGGCCATTTCCATCAAGAAAAGCATTGATGTTTGGAGGAAAAAAGAAGATAAGCTAAAAAGCGTTCAGCCATATGATATATTTCTCTCGGATTCACATGTTTCTCTTACTGGTATCGTTG GTGCAGTAGCCAGTGGATATTTGGGGAACTGTTCAAGGAGAGTGGCTATACGAGATGAAACACAAAAGAGTAATGCTTTTAGAATGTTTGACGAAAGGAATAAATGTGCTGCCTTTGCTGACCTCTTTGCTTCTGTTACTTTCACTGCTCGATATGGGAATTTTCAGAGGCTTTTTTTGGATTTGACTAAGGCAAGTGCCCGATTTGATATCACCTCTGGCTCCTTGTTCTTATGTGGTGCTTCTCGCCTTGCACAAGATTTCTTCTTCTCTAGAAGACCTGATGTAGAGACATTCTGTGATATTTGTCCTGATGTGACTGTTTCCCTTCAACAACAG ATAGTTGGGCCCTTCAGTTTTCGTGTTGAATCCTCTGTTGCCTTTGACCCCAGAAGCCAGGACCATTTTGTTCGAGTGGATGATCCCATCTTTGCAATTGATTGGGCTCTCAAGGTCCTGGGTTCAGCAAAGGCCACAGCATGGTATTCACCCAAGCATCAAGAGGCCATGGTGGAGCTCCGGTTCTACGAAACCTGA